In the Candidatus Cloacimonas acidaminovorans str. Evry genome, one interval contains:
- the purM gene encoding phosphoribosylformylglycinamidine cyclo-ligase, whose translation MDNLKNGLDYRKAGVDIQAGEATVLAIKQKVRSTYNSNVLSELGGFGGLYKIDKNLWHQPILVSSTDGVGTKLLIAIMADKYETIGQDLVNHCVNDILVQGAIPQFFLDYIGIGKLEPAKVEKMIEGIIIACQQNSCVLIGGEMAEMPDLYKDEEFDLVGTIIGIVEQEQILPRPKIKPGDQLISLPSSGLHTNGYSLVRKIVFEQLKLSLDSYIPECQTTLGELLLSVHRSYLPLLKDYLTDPNLSGLAHITGGGIIGNLKRILPAGISAQIKIKKSEIPPFFHWLQEAGKLSEETMREAFNLGTGMICIVDNEAFDKYLTIPEARCIGELVNQNQIKEKVEFIQEC comes from the coding sequence ATGGACAACTTGAAAAATGGACTGGATTATCGCAAAGCAGGAGTTGATATACAAGCTGGAGAAGCAACTGTTTTAGCAATAAAACAGAAAGTTCGTAGCACCTACAACAGCAATGTTCTTAGTGAATTAGGCGGATTTGGCGGACTTTATAAAATAGATAAAAATTTATGGCATCAGCCGATTCTTGTTTCCAGCACCGATGGAGTGGGAACCAAACTTTTAATTGCTATTATGGCTGACAAATACGAAACAATTGGTCAAGACCTGGTAAATCACTGTGTAAATGATATTTTAGTTCAGGGTGCAATCCCGCAATTTTTTCTGGATTACATCGGTATCGGAAAACTGGAGCCGGCAAAAGTGGAAAAAATGATTGAAGGAATCATCATTGCCTGTCAGCAAAATTCCTGTGTTTTAATCGGAGGAGAAATGGCAGAAATGCCGGATTTGTATAAAGATGAAGAATTTGATCTGGTGGGCACAATAATAGGTATTGTAGAACAGGAACAAATATTACCCAGACCTAAAATTAAACCTGGTGACCAGCTTATTTCTTTGCCAAGCAGTGGATTACATACTAATGGTTATTCCTTGGTAAGGAAAATTGTGTTTGAGCAACTAAAATTATCTCTGGATAGCTATATTCCTGAATGTCAAACTACCTTGGGTGAATTACTTTTAAGTGTTCATAGAAGTTATCTGCCTTTACTGAAAGATTATCTTACAGACCCTAATCTTAGTGGCTTAGCTCATATTACCGGAGGTGGTATTATCGGAAATTTAAAACGGATTTTACCAGCAGGTATTAGTGCTCAAATTAAAATCAAGAAATCAGAAATACCTCCTTTCTTTCATTGGTTGCAAGAGGCAGGAAAACTATCCGAGGAAACAATGAGAGAGGCCTTTAATTTGGGAACAGGGATGATCTGTATAGTTGATAATGAGGCATTTGATAAATACTTAACTATACCGGAAGCAAGATGTATAGGCGAACTTGTGAACCAAAATCAGATAAAAGAAAAAGTGGAATTCATTCAGGAATGTTAA
- a CDS encoding PfkB family carbohydrate kinase, which translates to MSLVIVGSIGLDSISTPAGEIQNALGGSAIYGALAGSFFTDAYIVGVVGTDFPIDGLNLLQQKGINLDGLEVKEGKTFRWSGKYNTWNKVETLSTELNVFADFSPQLPESCKSCRSLLLANINPSLQMQVLNQVSGYSHLACDTMNYWIYLCPKEIEQVLRRVNIVFMNEDEVREYTNKENIYSAARDILSLGPQWIIVKRGEYGSVAISNDDMYFAPAYPLEEVKDPTGAGDSFAGAFMGYLANHNILNRAVIKEAILYGTVISALNVADFSVKGLIDKTKAEIDVNKEQLVKWTT; encoded by the coding sequence TTGAGTTTAGTAATAGTTGGTTCAATAGGTTTGGATAGTATTTCCACACCTGCCGGAGAAATACAAAATGCTTTAGGCGGCTCTGCTATTTATGGTGCTTTAGCAGGTTCCTTTTTTACAGATGCTTATATTGTAGGAGTAGTCGGAACGGATTTTCCGATAGATGGTCTTAACTTACTACAGCAAAAAGGTATAAATCTGGACGGACTGGAGGTTAAAGAGGGCAAAACATTTCGCTGGAGCGGAAAATATAATACCTGGAATAAAGTGGAAACGCTTTCTACGGAGTTAAATGTTTTTGCTGATTTTTCTCCTCAATTGCCCGAGTCCTGCAAAAGCTGTCGTAGTTTATTATTAGCTAACATCAATCCTTCCTTGCAAATGCAGGTTTTAAATCAGGTATCCGGTTATTCACATCTTGCCTGTGATACTATGAATTATTGGATTTATTTGTGTCCCAAAGAAATAGAACAAGTGCTGAGGCGAGTAAATATTGTTTTTATGAATGAGGACGAAGTTAGAGAGTATACAAATAAGGAGAATATTTATTCTGCCGCCAGAGATATACTCTCTTTGGGACCGCAATGGATAATTGTTAAACGCGGTGAATACGGTTCGGTAGCTATTTCAAATGACGATATGTATTTTGCGCCTGCTTATCCCCTAGAAGAAGTTAAAGACCCAACAGGGGCAGGAGATAGTTTTGCCGGTGCTTTTATGGGATATTTGGCAAATCATAATATCTTAAACCGGGCAGTAATTAAGGAAGCAATTTTATACGGAACAGTTATATCAGCGTTAAATGTAGCTGATTTCAGCGTGAAAGGTTTAATTGATAAAACCAAAGCAGAAATTGATGTGAATAAGGAACAACTGGTAAAATGGACAACTTGA
- a CDS encoding pyridoxal phosphate-dependent aminotransferase produces MAIKLSNRCRLIKPSPTLSLSAKAKEMKDAGIDVISFSVGEPDFNTPEYIKASAHKAIDANFTRYTNNAGIPELRQAICEKLLRDNGLKYSPKEILVSPGAKAAIVNSLIAVCDDKDQVLMATPYWVSYPYQVALANAEPVYIPTCEEKGYKIQPADLEKAIKENPCSKVLIMNSPSNPTGTVYTQAELSDIAEICIKYNILVISDEIYERLVYDDAKHISIASISEEMKQRTIVINGVSKAYAMTGWRLGYAAGPGDIISAGGMVQEHTTSCVNSITQYACVTALKEEDDSIEKMRVEFARRRDFLYEELKKLPHITCFKPQGAFYIMPGIKWYLENNNQNIKTSDDFCAKLLDKYYVALVSGNSFGMEGTVRFSYANSIENIKEGLNRFASFLAELASGR; encoded by the coding sequence ATGGCTATCAAGCTATCCAACCGCTGCCGTTTAATTAAGCCCTCGCCAACATTAAGTTTATCGGCGAAAGCAAAAGAAATGAAGGATGCTGGAATTGATGTAATCAGTTTTAGCGTAGGAGAGCCAGATTTTAATACCCCGGAATATATTAAGGCATCAGCACATAAAGCTATAGATGCTAATTTTACGCGTTATACTAATAATGCCGGAATACCTGAATTGAGACAGGCAATTTGCGAGAAATTATTACGGGATAACGGGTTAAAGTATAGCCCCAAAGAAATTCTGGTTTCACCTGGAGCCAAGGCAGCCATTGTAAATTCCCTGATTGCCGTGTGTGATGATAAAGACCAGGTTTTGATGGCAACTCCTTATTGGGTAAGCTATCCTTATCAGGTTGCTTTAGCTAATGCAGAACCGGTTTATATTCCTACCTGTGAAGAAAAGGGATATAAAATTCAACCTGCAGACCTGGAAAAAGCAATAAAAGAGAATCCCTGCTCCAAAGTGCTGATAATGAATTCACCCAGCAATCCAACAGGCACAGTTTATACCCAAGCTGAACTTTCCGATATAGCTGAGATATGTATCAAATATAATATACTGGTTATATCCGATGAGATTTATGAACGTCTGGTTTATGATGATGCAAAACATATATCAATAGCAAGCATTAGTGAAGAAATGAAACAAAGGACTATTGTAATAAACGGTGTTTCTAAAGCTTATGCAATGACTGGCTGGCGTCTTGGTTATGCAGCAGGACCTGGTGATATTATTTCAGCAGGAGGTATGGTTCAGGAACATACAACTTCCTGTGTTAATTCTATTACACAATATGCCTGTGTAACAGCTTTAAAGGAAGAAGACGATTCAATAGAAAAAATGCGAGTGGAATTTGCCCGTCGCCGGGATTTTTTATATGAAGAGCTGAAAAAACTTCCGCATATTACCTGTTTTAAGCCCCAAGGAGCTTTTTACATTATGCCGGGAATAAAATGGTATCTGGAGAACAATAACCAGAATATTAAGACCTCCGATGATTTTTGTGCTAAATTACTTGACAAGTATTATGTTGCTCTGGTATCGGGTAATTCATTCGGAATGGAAGGAACCGTGCGTTTTTCTTATGCTAATAGCATAGAAAACATAAAGGAAGGATTAAATCGCTTTGCTTCTTTTCTGGCAGAGTTAGCTTCCGGGAGGTAA